A single genomic interval of Xiphophorus couchianus chromosome 2, X_couchianus-1.0, whole genome shotgun sequence harbors:
- the taok2b gene encoding serine/threonine-protein kinase TAO2 isoform X1, which yields MPLSVRAGSLKDPEVAELFCREDPEKLFTDLREIGHGSFGAVYFAHDIRTNEVVAIKKMSYSGKQSNEKWQDIIKEVKFLQKLRHPNTVEYRGCYLREHTAWLVMEYCLGSASDLLEVHKKPLQEVEIAAITHGALQGLVYLHSHNMIHRDVKAGNILLTEPGQVKLGDFGSASIVAPANSFVGTPYWMAPEVILAMDEGQYDGKVDVWSLGITCIELAERKPPLFNMNAMSALYHIAQNESPMLQSNHWSDYFRNFVESCLQKLAQDRPTSDVLLKHHFLCRERPMTVVMDLIARTKDAVRELDNLQYRKMKKILFHEAHNGPAPEGGDEEEDVEGYMLRTGTVNSMESSHSLPSMSISASSQSSSVNSLADGSDDSGEMAMMQEGEHTVTSNSSVLHKPLSHDNIYDDPYQPEVDSQREASSGGGGGGGGGGGRRRRRDHFATIRTASLVTRQIQEHEQGSALREQMSGYKRMRRQHQKQLMGLENKLKSEMDEHQLRLDKELENQRNNFSMELEKLSKKHQAVQEKETKAVLTEEKKFQQHILGQQKKELTSLLDSQKRQYRQRKEQLKEELNENQSTPKREKQEWLVHQKECMQQLQAEEEASLLRRQRQYYELQSRQYKRKMLLGRHNLEQDLLREDLNKKQTLKDLECAMLLRHHESTQELEFRQLGVVQRTRADLIRTQHQTELTNQMEYNKRREQELRQKHAVEVRQQPKSLKVSEGRDGEAVPVGRGLEPDDVEECEEEPDGAAELRDDKAIREEGKGSEVREVEGVQWAYEGDQSEACHVESDEEEEEDRGVADGCPSELDDLSEFYFPDAPEELNTVAAAAPPPPPQSSLPSLFSHAVCLLLSLSTAAQPSNLTLLLLSVFLLSLRRSPPLPSLASVVLSAELVFLALFFSYLLLRYCCALSLSSFLWLSLWGGGVFSLALAVSLGLYYIPFILVSASFLSSPAIFLSLFLLVALAVRPARSFLQRAPRKLNRLCMRVLFRLPRPLFAMLQSVLGGVAERNLYEMFPKAGRNWGVRQSRIPVPLKSLPSEHHARRRCHSNSRLAKLLLWVGRFGRRPLGVLTDLANTVILKLARRVVTNLPLRVRVKLRTLGLLRKELPSRLPRLLPREVRERRQRERSRRKMREERMRMYREETRWECGLRRTASGRFERGKLRPWR from the exons ATGCCGTTGAGTGTGCGGGCCGGGAGCCTGAAGGACCCGGAGGTGGCGGAGCTGTTCTGCAGGGAGGACCCCGAGAAGCTCTTCACCGATCTCAGGGAGATCGGCCATGGGAGCTTTGGCGCCGTCTACTTT GCCCACGACATCCGCACCAATGAGGTGGTGGCGATCAAGAAGATGTCCTACAGCGGCAAACAGTCCAATGAG AAATGGCAGGACATCATCAAGGAAGTGAAGTTCCTCCAGAAGCTGCGCCACCCGAACACGGTGGAGTACCGAGGCTGCTACCTGAGAGAGCACACCGCCTGG CTGGTGATGGAGTACTGTTTGGGTTCCGCCTCCGACCTGCTAGAAG TCCACAAGAAACCCCTCCAAGAGGTGGAAATAGCTGCCATTACCCACGGTGCTTTGCAGGGACTGGTCTACCTTCACTCTCACAACATGATTCACAG GGATGTGAAAGCAGGAAACATCTTGctaacagaaccgggtcaggtCAAACTGGGAGACTTCGGCTCTGCTTCTATTGTTGCTCCGGCCAACTCCTTCGTGGGAACACCTTACTG GATGGCCCCTGAGGTGATCCTCGCCATGGACGAGGGACAGTACGACGGGAAGGTGGATGTGTGGTCACTTGGCATTACCTGCATAGAGCtgg CGGAGAGGAAGCCGCCGCTGTTCAACATGAATGCTATGAGTGCCTTATACCACATCGCCCAGAATGAGAGCCCCATGCTGCAGTCGAATCACTG GTCGGATTATTTCCGCAATTTTGTGGAGTCCTGTTTGCAAAAGCTGGCCCAGGACAGACCTACCTCTGACGTGCTGCTGAAG CACCATTTCCTATGCAGGGAGCGCCCCATGACGGTGGTGATGGATCTGATCGCGCGAACCAAGGACGCCGTCCGCGAGCTCGACAACCTGCAGTACCGCAAGATGAAGAAAATCCTGTTTCACGAGGCTCACAACGGTCCGGCACCGGAAGGAGGGGATGAGGAAGAG GATGTGGAAGGGTACATGCTGCGCACTGGCACAGTGAACAGCATGGAGAGCTCCCACTCCCTGCCGTCCATGTCGATCAGCGCCAGCTCCCAGAGCAGCTCCGTCAACAGCCTGGCCGACGGCTCGGACGACAGCGGCGAGATGGCCATGATGCAGGAGGGCGAGCACACCGTCACCTCCAACAGCTCCGTCCTGCACAAACCTCTG AGCCACGACAACATCTACGATGATCCCTATCAGCCAGAGGTTGACTCTCAACGAGAAGCTTCATCTGGCGGTGGcgggggaggagggggaggcGGTGGCAGACGTCGACGGCGAGACCACTTTGCCACCATCAGGACCGCCTCGCTGGTGACCCGTCAGATCCAGGAACATGAGCAGGGCTCGGCTCTTAGGGAGCAGATGTCTGG GTACAAACGGATGCGGCGACAGCATCAGAAGCAGCTCATGGGTCTGGAGAACAAGCTGAAATCAGAAATGGACGAGCACCAATTGAGGCTTGATAAGGAGCTGGAGAACCAGAGGAACAATTTCTCCATGGAGCTGGAAAAACTGTCGAAGAAGCACCAGGCTGTCCAGGAGAAGGAG aCGAAGGCGGTCCTGACGGAGGAGAAGAAGTTCCAGCAGCACATTCTCGGTCAGCAGAAGAAGGAGCTGACCAGCCTGCTGGATTCCCAGAAGCGACAGTACCGACAGCGCAAAGAGCAACTGAAAGAG GAACTGAACGAGAACCAGTCGACGCCGAAGCGAGAGAAACAGGAATGGCTGGTGCACCAGAAGGAGTgcatgcagcagctgcaggcggAGGAAGAAGCCAGCCTGCTACGGAGGCAGCGGCAGTATTATGAGCTGCAGAGCCGCCAGTACAAGAGGAAGATGCTGCTCGGACGCCACAACCTGGAGCAGGATCTGCTCAGAGAG GACCTGAACAAGAAGCAGACCCTGAAGGACCTGGAGTGCGCCATGCTGCTGCGGCACCACGAGTCGACGCAGGAGCTGGAGTTCCGGCAGCTGGGCGTGGTGCAGCGGACGCGCGCCGACCTGATCCGCACGCAGCACCAGACCGAGCTCACCAACCAGATGGAGTACAACAAGCGGCGCGAGCAGGAGCTGCGGCAGAAACACGCCGTGGAGGTCCGCCAGCAGCCCAAAAGCCTCAAAGTGAGTGAGGGCCGGGACGGCGAGGCGGTGCCGGTGGGGCGGGGCTTAGAGCCAGACGACGTGGAGGAGTGTGAGGAAGAGCCGGACGGAGCCGCAGAGCTCCGAGACGACAAGGCGATTAGGGAGGAAGGGAAAGGAAGTGAAGTGAGAGAGGTAGAGGGGGTGCAGTGGGCGTACGAGGGCGATCAAAGCGAAGCGTGTCACGTTGagtctgatgaagaggaggaggaggaccgCGGCGTGGCCGACGGATGTCCGTCTGAGCTCGACGACTTGTCAGAGTTCTACTTCCCTGACGCGCCGGAGGAACTGAACACGGTCGCCGCCGCGGCCCCGCCTCCCCCGCCGCAGTCCTCCCTCCCCTCCCTGTTCTCCCACGCCGTCTGCCTGCTGCTCTCGCTCTCCACCGCCGCGCAGCCGTCCAACCtcacgctgctgctgctctccgtCTTCCTGCTGTCGCTGCGTCGCTCGCCGCCGCTGCCCTCACTGGCATCCGTCGTGCTGTCGGCCGAGCTCGTCTTCCTGGCGCTCTTCTTCTCCTACCTGCTGCTGCGCTACTGCTGCGcgctctccctctcctccttccTGTGGCTCAGCCTGTGGGGTGGCGGCGTCTTCAGCCTGGCGCTCGCCGTCAGCCTGGGGCTCTACTACATCCCCTTCATTCTCGTCTCCGCCTCCTTCCTCAGCTCCCCGGCcatcttcctttctctctttctgctcgTCGCGCTCGCTGTTCGGCCGGCGCGGAGCTTCCTCCAGCGGGCGCCGCGGAAGCTCAACCGCTTGTGCATGCGCGTGCTGTTCCGCTTGCCCCGCCCCCTTTTCGCCATGCTGCAGTCAGTTCTGGGCGGCGTGGCAGAGCGGAACCTTTACGAAATGTTCCCCAAAGCCGGGCGCAACTGGGGCGTCCGCCAATCGCGGATCCCCGTCCCTTTGAAGAGCTTACCCTCCGAGCATCACGCCCGCCGCCGTTGCCACAGCAACTCACGCCTGGCGAAGCTGCTGCTTTGGGTCGGGCGATTCGGAAGACGGCCGCTAGGGGTCCTCACAGACCTTGCCAACACTGTGATCTTGAAACTCGCCAGGCGGGTCGTTACGAACCTCCCGTTGCGCGTCCGGGTCAAACTCCGAACCCTGGGGCTCCTGAGGAAGGAGCTACCCAGCCGGTTGCCACGGTTACTGCCACGGGAGGTCCGAGAGAGGAGGCAGAGGGAGcggagcaggaggaagatgagggaGGAGAGGATGAGGATGTATCGCGAAGAAACGAGATGGGAGTGCGGGTTGAGGCGAACCGCATCCGGAAGGTTTGAGAGAGGGAAACTCCGACCGTggagataa